From Roseofilum capinflatum BLCC-M114:
CCTGAACACCGACCAAGAAAGCTAACACACTCAAAAGTTCTAGGAGAGTAAGATTATGTTTAACAGTATTAAAAAAATCGCTATGGGTGCTTCCGTCGTCGCTGGTGTTAGCGTCCTTGGCGCTCCCGCCTTCGCCGGTACTTTAACCGGAGTCAGCACAACTGGAGATGTTCGCGTATTTGAACAAATTAGTGGAACAGAAGTCCAACTCTCCGGTAGTAACGGTAGCGCAGCCATTATCGATGCTCTCGGAAGTGCCGGTAGCGTTGAACTCGATGACAACATTGACTACGGCTGGGGAAATGAAACCGCCTCAACCTTAACCGCTAACTTCACCGACGGCAGCATCATGTTTGGTTCCGTGGGTGCGGCTGACTGGGTTGGCGGATTGGGAACTACTTGGTATAACGGGCTTTATAGCAATTACACGGCTCAGTTGAACGCTATTGCGGCTGCTGGTAGTTTAGACGCATCCAATGCCAATGTAATGGTAGGAGCTTTAGAAACAATGGGTGTTTTTCAGCGTCTGAGCGACCCCAACATCCAATCTGTTAGCAGTAACAATGGCGAATACTCCTTTGAATTAGCCGGTCATAACAACTTCGCTAGTGGTCTAGATCTTGAGGTAACTGACCCAATGTACGGCCTCTTATCCAAAATGATGGCTAGTGAAGTCGTTAAATACAGCTTAGATGGCGGTACAAACTGGGATTATGCCTACAGCTTTGGTACTCCTGGTTCCGCAGGTGCATTTGATAAAGGGTCCTATGCCTCTGGTGTGGTTGATGCCGGTGATGGCTTCTCCTTCACCCGCAACTACCAATTCACCGTCGGCACTCCCAACCCCGACCCCGTTGATGTTCCTGAGCCTTCCGCTCTCCTCGGTTTAGCTGCCATTGGTGGTCTGGTCGTTGCTGCCAAGCGCCGCAAGAATGCCTAGGTTTACGTCCTGTTGAAACAAGGTATCTATCGGGTAAGGTAGTCAGATTTCCTCCGAATTGAACTATAGAACAACAAAGGGAGCCATGAGGCTCCCTTTTTCTGCTCTGCTTGAAAATTAAGCTAGACATTTGAATGGGTCTCTGCTACAATAAGAGATTGTGAAACCTAATTATGCGGATGTGGCGGAATTGGTAGACGCGCTAGATTTAGGTTCTAGTGTCCTCGCGACGTGAAGGTTCAAGTCCTTTCATCCGCATTGGCTCAAACTCGAAATACGGCAGTTTTTGCTGTTATTCGGTACATTAAAGGCAGTTTTTAAAGAGAGACAGAATAGCTTGCTCGCTCGATTGAGCATGTATTTCACTCCCCCATTCCCCCAGAGAGGGTGCTTTGCGCTGTATATAGCGACTGCCCCTCATCCCAACCCCTTCTCCCGCAGGCGCTGTCCTGAGCGAAGTCGAAGGGCGCTGTCCTGCTTGCCCTGCTTGCCCTGAGCGAAGTCGAAGGGAGCGTAGCCGAAGGGAGCGAAGTCGAAGGGAGAAGGGGAGCAGAAGTCGCTTTCCCACTGGGAGAGGGATATAGGAAGAGGGTATTTCCAGTGGCACAATTCATTTAGACTAGCTATACAGCGCGAAGCGCTATAAGGCTTTGCGTAATGCTGTGACAGTGGAAATGAAATGTTGGGCAACTTGCTCGATTTCTGACTCAGTATTGAACCGGCCAATACCGAATCTTACGGAAGCATAGGCGAGTTTTTCTTCTCGGCCTAATGCTAGAAGCACATGAGAGGGGGAGATTTTGGCGGAGGTACAAGCGGAACCGGAGGAGAGGGCGACGACGGGTTGTAATCCTAACAGCAATGCGGAGCCGTCTACCCCTTCTACACTGACATTGAGGTTACCGGGTAACCTTTGGGTGGGGTGACCATTGAGGTGAATGCCGTCTAGGGAACTTAAGGTGTTCCAAAGTTGTTCTCGAAGTTGGGTTAAGTGTTTGGCTTCGGTGTTTTGTTCTGCCATGCCTAGACGCACGGCTTCAGAAAAACCAACGATTTGAGGAGTATAAAGGGTTCCCGATCGCAGTCCCCGTTCATGGCCGCCTCCGTGCATCTGGGCAGCGAGTTTGACTCTGGGGTTGCGTCGCCTGACGTATAAGGCTCCAATCCCTTTGGGGCCGTAGAGTTTATGGGCAGTTAGGGACATTAAGTCGATGTTCATGTCCTGGACATTCAGGGGAATTTTACCCAGGGCCTGGGCTGCGTCGGTGTGGAATAGCACTTGGCGATCGCGACAAATTTGGCCAATTTCAGCTAAAGGCTGAATCACCCCAATCTCATTATTGGCCGCCATCACAGAAACTAAGAGAGTCTCTTCGCGAATGGCTGATTTTAAGGCTTCTAAATTGATTAATCCTTGAGCATCGACTCCCAAATAAGTGACTTCAAACCCCAATGATTTCAGATACTCACAGGGATCTAAAACAGCATTATGTTCAGTGGTAACAGTAATCAGATGGCGACCTTTGCTAAAGTATGCCTCAGCTACGCCCTTGATGGCTAAATTGTTGGCTTCGGTGGCTCCACTGGTGAAGATAATTTCTTCTGGAGTGCTGCCAATAGCTTGGGCTAAATGCTCTCGGCTACGGCTAACGGCTGCTTCGGCTTCCCACCCATAGGCGTGGGTAATACTAGCCGGATTGCCAAAGCGCTCCGTGAAGTAGGGCAACATGGCCTCCACCACCCGTCCATCGACTGGTGTAGTGGCATGGGAGTCAAGATAAATGGGTCGCTCAGACATATTCTAGGATCTTAGAGTAGAATCAGGGCAATGATCAGCCCATATCCTCAAGCCTAAAACAAGAATATGAATTCTGAAACCTTAGTGCAACTGTTACAACAAAGCTTTCATGTGACCCTCGGGGCAACGGCTTCTTTTGCCGAAGTTCTGCAAGATTCACAGAAACGGGAAGAAAGTTGGCGCAAACTGACCCAAGAATTAGCAGATCTGACTCAAGAATGGTCAGAAAAAGGAAAAATCACGGAAGAAGAAGCTCGCAATTTTGTAGATAATTTGATGAAACAAAAGGAGAATTCTTCTGAGACTGCTGCTGATGCTGAGTCTGATGGAGAACTGGAAACACCCTCTGCTTCAGATCCACAAGCAGAAATCGAAGAACTGACGACGCAAATTGCGACTTTACGCTCTGAGTTAGAGAAATTGCGACAGGAAGAGAGTTAGAGTTCTTGAGATGATCGAGGGGATGAGTGCATGTGAGTGATTTCATCCCCTCGTTTGGCTTGAAATTCTAGTCATTATCCCATTCTTCACGTCCTAAGAGGTCTCCAATCCGGTCTCTAAGTAAGAAATTACCGTTTTCTAGTTCACACTCTACATACCCCCATTCACGGGCGGGAATATATTTACAAAGAACATAAATCGGTTGCTGACGGCTGATCGTTCCGTTTTGCACGAGGCTGCGGGCCTCGTCTTGAATCATATTTAAGGAATAACGAATAGATTGAAGCATGTTCACCCTCTTGATGTTTGCAAGGATTGTGTCTGACAACGATTAGGAGATAGGCGTTCGATCGCCATCCATTGGATTTTAACTTAAGTTCTGTATTCCTGAATACTGAACTTTTTCTATTCTTACGCTATATCGCCTCTAATTATATTAAGATATCTTGCTAAAGTCATCAACCAATAACACTTTTCTGGTAAACCAGTTCAGTGGCTAGTTGAATGGCAGCCGTCATGCTGGTAGCATGGGCAAGTCCTTGGCCTGCAATATCAAAAGCCGTTCCGTGATCGGGGGATGTGCGAATGAAGGGCAAACCAATAGAGGTGTTCACTGCTCGATCAAAGGCCATCATTTTCACGGGAATTAATCCTTGGTCATGGTAAAGTGCGATGTAGGCATCATGGGTTTGGGCAGCAAACGAGGAGTCATACCACGCTTGAGCGGGTTTAACCCATAAGGTGTCTGGTGGTACTGGCCCATCTAGGGTGAGATCTCGATAGGTCTGGCGAGACGCTTCTAGCCAGGGAATGATCCAATCAATCTCTTCAGTACCGAGTTGCCCTTGCTCACCGCTATGGGGATTAAGTCCGGCGATCGCGATACGAGGTTGGGCAAGACCAAATTGGTCGCGCAATACGTTAACTAACAATTGTAGCTTCTGGTTTATGAGAGTGGATGTTAAGATTTCTGGAACTTTTGCCAGGGGAATGTGAGTGGTTGCTAACAAAGTAATCAATTGCCATTGGGTATGGGGCGATCGCCCCACAAACAGCATCCCAAATTGTTCTGTTGCCGATTTTTCGGCCAAAAGCTCAGTTTGTCCCGGATAATGGTATCCAGCCGCTTTCCAGGCTGATTTGGCAATGGGGCCAGTGACAATTCCTTGAAAGTGGCCCTGAAGCGTTTGGGAAATGGCCTCCTCTAAATAGGCAAAACTGGCCCATCCACTGGCCCCGTTTCCTACACCTAATGTCAGGTTATTGGCGACCTCATCGGGTAGGGGAATATCCACAATCGAGAGGCGATCGGGATCGGCCAAGGGTTGTCCTTGGGGAGCTAAACGACTGTAAGTGTCGCGCAAAATAGACTCAGACCCAACCACCGTAATCTGAATCTGCTCGTGAAGGTGAGCATCAGCCAGAGCTTTCAAAATCACTTCCGGCCCAATCCCCATCGGATCGCCGAGGGTAATCGCTAAACGGTGAGTCATAGTTTTGGATCATGGATAACTAGAATTGCTTCCATTCTCCCATTCCCCATTCCCCATTCGCTGTTCTACAATCAACCTAATGATCCATTCACCTTATAAGGATAGTAATTAAACCATGGGCGCTGAAATCTTTAATGCCGCACTCTTATCTTCCAGTTTAATCATGGTGGGCCTAGGTTTAGGCTTCCTACTGCTGAAAATTCAGGATAGCGTTGAAGGCTAATCTGAGGTAGCTTAACTCAAGTTTACAGCAAATGGCTGTAACCTCTAATCCTTGGCGGGGGAGCCTCCCCGCCTTCTTAATATCCATCCGTATTGGACAAAAGCCACAGGCATTTCTGCCGAAATCCAGAAAAATCATGAGTAAATGTCAAGATTCTTGAAGTTTTCTGATAGACTCTTATAAAAAGTTAACGTTTTTTAAAATATATCAATGACCTTATTAATTGTTGGAGCCACAGGCACACTGGGAAGGCAGATCACCTTCCGCGCCTTAGAAGAAGGCTATTCGGTTCGCTGTTTAGTGCGTAATCCTCAAAAAGCCGGGTTTCTCAAGGAACGAGGAGCCGAACTGTCCCCAGGGAATTTATGTCAACCGCAAAGTATAAAAAAAGCCCTTGAAGGAGTCACGGCCGTAATTGATGCAGCCACCTCCCGCCCTACAGACTCTCTCAGTATGGAAGAAGTAGACTGGGAAGCAAAAGTCTCCCTGATTCAAGCGGTCAAAGAAGCTGGTATTGAACGCTACCTATTTTTCTCGATCCTGGATGCAGATCAATATCCCCAAGTGCCGTTGATGCAAATCAAGCACTGTACAGAGCTGTTCTTAAAACAGGCAGAGCTGAAATACACGATTTTTCAGTTAGCCGGTTTTATGCAGGGACTGATTCCCCAATATGCTATTCCCATTCTCGATCAACAGGGAGTTTGGGTGATGGGCAAATCTTCACCGGTTGCCTATATGGATACCCAGGATATCGCTAAATTTGCCGTGCGGGCCTTGAGTGTACCGGAAACCGAAGGGCGCACCTTTCCTCTCGTGGGGACAAAAGCATGGAGCGGGGATGAAATTATTGCTCTGTGCGAAAGACTCTCTGGACGACAAGCTAGGGTTTCCAGAATGCCGATCGGGTTGTTGCGTGCCGTGCGTCGCATCACTCAATTTTTCCAATGGACATGGAATATTAGCGATCGCCTAGCCTTTGCAGAAGTTCAAGCCAATGGAGAGCCACTGATCGCCCCCATGGATGAAGTCTATAGTGTGTTTGGCCTTGACCCCAAAGA
This genomic window contains:
- a CDS encoding NF038130 family PEP-CTERM protein; its protein translation is MFNSIKKIAMGASVVAGVSVLGAPAFAGTLTGVSTTGDVRVFEQISGTEVQLSGSNGSAAIIDALGSAGSVELDDNIDYGWGNETASTLTANFTDGSIMFGSVGAADWVGGLGTTWYNGLYSNYTAQLNAIAAAGSLDASNANVMVGALETMGVFQRLSDPNIQSVSSNNGEYSFELAGHNNFASGLDLEVTDPMYGLLSKMMASEVVKYSLDGGTNWDYAYSFGTPGSAGAFDKGSYASGVVDAGDGFSFTRNYQFTVGTPNPDPVDVPEPSALLGLAAIGGLVVAAKRRKNA
- a CDS encoding DUF4327 family protein translates to MLQSIRYSLNMIQDEARSLVQNGTISRQQPIYVLCKYIPAREWGYVECELENGNFLLRDRIGDLLGREEWDND
- the pdxA gene encoding 4-hydroxythreonine-4-phosphate dehydrogenase PdxA, whose amino-acid sequence is MTHRLAITLGDPMGIGPEVILKALADAHLHEQIQITVVGSESILRDTYSRLAPQGQPLADPDRLSIVDIPLPDEVANNLTLGVGNGASGWASFAYLEEAISQTLQGHFQGIVTGPIAKSAWKAAGYHYPGQTELLAEKSATEQFGMLFVGRSPHTQWQLITLLATTHIPLAKVPEILTSTLINQKLQLLVNVLRDQFGLAQPRIAIAGLNPHSGEQGQLGTEEIDWIIPWLEASRQTYRDLTLDGPVPPDTLWVKPAQAWYDSSFAAQTHDAYIALYHDQGLIPVKMMAFDRAVNTSIGLPFIRTSPDHGTAFDIAGQGLAHATSMTAAIQLATELVYQKSVIG
- the petM gene encoding cytochrome b6-f complex subunit PetM, with product MGAEIFNAALLSSSLIMVGLGLGFLLLKIQDSVEG
- a CDS encoding cysteine desulfurase family protein encodes the protein MSERPIYLDSHATTPVDGRVVEAMLPYFTERFGNPASITHAYGWEAEAAVSRSREHLAQAIGSTPEEIIFTSGATEANNLAIKGVAEAYFSKGRHLITVTTEHNAVLDPCEYLKSLGFEVTYLGVDAQGLINLEALKSAIREETLLVSVMAANNEIGVIQPLAEIGQICRDRQVLFHTDAAQALGKIPLNVQDMNIDLMSLTAHKLYGPKGIGALYVRRRNPRVKLAAQMHGGGHERGLRSGTLYTPQIVGFSEAVRLGMAEQNTEAKHLTQLREQLWNTLSSLDGIHLNGHPTQRLPGNLNVSVEGVDGSALLLGLQPVVALSSGSACTSAKISPSHVLLALGREEKLAYASVRFGIGRFNTESEIEQVAQHFISTVTALRKAL
- a CDS encoding SDR family oxidoreductase; translated protein: MTLLIVGATGTLGRQITFRALEEGYSVRCLVRNPQKAGFLKERGAELSPGNLCQPQSIKKALEGVTAVIDAATSRPTDSLSMEEVDWEAKVSLIQAVKEAGIERYLFFSILDADQYPQVPLMQIKHCTELFLKQAELKYTIFQLAGFMQGLIPQYAIPILDQQGVWVMGKSSPVAYMDTQDIAKFAVRALSVPETEGRTFPLVGTKAWSGDEIIALCERLSGRQARVSRMPIGLLRAVRRITQFFQWTWNISDRLAFAEVQANGEPLIAPMDEVYSVFGLDPKDTTTLDSYMQEYFSRILKKLKEVEYERDKMKQKSKKRRSPFKSGS